In Drosophila ananassae strain 14024-0371.13 chromosome 3R, ASM1763931v2, whole genome shotgun sequence, the DNA window TTTAGCGTATTGGAATTTGATAATTACACGGATTACATCAACTCCTTTGCCACTGTCCACGACTACCGGTATCTGAACAACCAGCGCACCATCAAGACCATCGTCCAGCTGGGCTATCGTACCACCAAGGTTCCCTACACAGCCGATGAGTTTGCGAAGCGTGTCAACATGGCCGTTGAGGCCATCAGGCCAAAGACAGCTCACGTTGGCTTATTCAGCGACTTGATGTCACCGACTAACCAGGACCCAGTGCTGTTGGAGTTCAAAGCTCGAGAGCCGCTCAACCTCAACAAGATCCTGTCGGTAAGTAAAGGCACTCCACCCTTTCTTTCTATAGTTACTAACCTATGCTCTTCTCTTGCAGACAATTGTTTTTACTTCTTATATAAACATCGACGGATCAGAGATCTCCGGATACATCGATCTGGATATGAGTTGGCGAAACTGCTTCTTGCAATCCTTGAAGCACACGGATTGGCGTGGAGTCTTTGCTGGTCGCACTCGGCTGAAGCCAATGCCCCACCATCTCAGCTACTCGAATCCCAGATATAACATGGTCAAGTACACCCAGAGCGACAACTACGTGGTTATGCACGATCACCATTTCGGGCTGATGTTTATGCACAGGGGTGACCACAAGATGATTTCTGTGGGTGGACAGCACAATATATATTCGAGGAATGCCAAGAGGTCGATGGTCTATTCACCGAAGTACGGATATGTCGTCTTCTACGATCACTTTGTGCGCAAGAAGGTCTAGTCCTCGATTCTAATCTAAATTTTAACAGGTGTTATGGGAATACTTATGTGAATTTTAAAACATGTAAAAGACTATTAAATTGAATGATTATAACAgagtatttatatatttattccactacattctaaatatttttgtagaCTATAAATCAATGCAATTAATCACAAGAGCAAATCCAATTCTGTGGTCTTCGTTTTTAGTTAATACCAATACATTCGAGGCCTGCTCTCAGAATATTTGATTGTTTTTAGAATACCCTAAGCAAAACAAACAGCAGAGACACTCTCTCGAACCGCTTCGGTACtcacatatttttaaatttagcaTACTTTTGAATCCAATCGGACTTCTTGCTCATTGCATCGCAGACCTCCGGACATCAAAACTGCATTTTACTGAAATTTTTCTCGTCAGCGGGTTTTACATCATCAGGAAAACAAACATTAAACAAAGCCATTAACATCAATGTTATCCTCCAGTAATGGTATCTACAGCGTATACTCTACTGTTTACCCAGCTTGTGCTGAACCTTTCGCCGCTAATTTCGGCTAGAAATCAGTTCTTTGTGGGTAAGTAGGTCACCTGCCCTAATGCTGCCTCTTAGACACAAtattttgcacacattctaGGTAGCATCTTTACATCGGACAAAGATGAATCGGAAATTGCATTTCGAACTGCGGTCCATCGAGCCAATATATTGGAGCGGGACATAGAACTTGTTCCCATTGTCATGTACGCCAACACAGATGACAGCTTTCGAATGGAAAAAATTggtaatatattttttaaaacttctTCTGGTAATAATTTATATCTTTTTTGCagtttgcaatttaatttcccAAGGAGCAATAGCCATTTTTGGACCCAGTACAGGCAGCAGTTCTGGAAAGTATTTAGAAACCCAATtatgatttaaaataaaatggaatatCTTGCATTATCTTAACAGATATAATAGCTTCCATCTGCGATACATTGGACATACCTCACATTGTATACGATTGGATACCGAATGAATCTATACCGGATCGAGAGCACTCCACCATGACACTCAATGTCCATCCCGATAACCTCTTGCTATCCCGAGGCTTTGCTGAAATTGTCCAAAGTTTTGGTTGGAGAACTTTCACTGTTGCCTACGAGTCCGACAAAGGTAACAGACATACCAACCCAATAAAATAATCCTCCTTTTATATTCCAATACTTTTAGAGCTCCAGCAACTGCAGGATATTCTGCAAATCGGAGAACCTACCAGCTTCCCAACCACCGTGAAGCAGCTTGGAACGGATGGAGATCACAGGCCCTTTCTAAAGGAGATCAAGCTATCCACCGACAACTGTCTCATCCTGCACTGTTCTCCAGAGAATCTATTGGGAATACTGCAGCAAGCCAATGAACTGAAGATGTTGGGAGAATATCAGGTATGagattattattttgaaacttaaatcataaaattgaaatatatTAGAGCATCTTTATACCCATGCTGGATACCCATACCATCGACTTTGGTGAACTTTCTGGAGTTGAAGCCAACATAACCACAATCCGGCTAATGGATCCAACTGACTTTCACGTCAAGAACGTAGTCCACGACTGGGAAGAGCGGGAGAAACAGGACGGTCGTTACTATCACGTAGAGCCTCATCGGGTTAAGACCCAAATGATACTCCTCAATGATGCCGTTTGGCTTTTTTCTAAAGGACTAACCGAGCTGGGGATTCTGGAGGAACTTGAAGCTCCTCAATTGGAATGTAGGCGCAAGAAACCATGGTCTTTTGGCCGGCGGATTATTGAGTTCATAAAGGCCGtaagttttcaaaaaaaattatactatTTTTAAGATGGATCCTACTAatggttttaatattttacagCGTTCTGAAGAAACAGCTACTGGAAGAATCGACTTCAACGAGTACGGACAAAGGAGCTTCTTCACCCTGCGCTTCATGGAATTGAATTCTGGCGGTTTCACGGATCTGGCAACTTGGGATCCAGTAAACGGCCTGGATGTGCTCAACGACGACGAGGAAAGCGAAAAGAGAGTAGGCTTGAAGTTGTCCAACAAGACGTTTATTGTATCTTCCCGAATTGGAGCTCCATTTCTAACACTCCGGGAACCGAACGAGGGAGAGATCCTTCAGGGAAATGCCCGGTACGAGGGCTATTCCATAGACCTCATAGATGCCATCGCCAAAATGTTAAACTTTAAGTACGAATTTCGAATGTCTCCCGATGGAAAATATGGGGCTCTCAATAAAGCAACCCAAACCTGGGATGGAATTGTGAGACAACTGATCGATGGAGTgagtattaaaattttaatttgtgtttTACTTTTAATGATAAAACAACGTTTTTTGTTTAGAATGCGGATCTTGGTATCTGTGACCTAACAATGACATCTTCTAGACGCCAGGCTGTGGACTTTACGCCACCATTTATGACCTTGGGCATCAGTATTCTCTTTTCCAAGCCACCCACCCCACCCACAGATCTGTTCTCCTTCCTGTCACCCTTTTCTTTGGATGTTTGGATCTATATGGGATCGGCATATCTTTTCATATCTCTACTCCTGTTTGCCCTCGCTCGAATGGCGCCAGACGATTGGGAGAACCCGCATCCGTGCAAGGAACCCGAGGAGGTCGAGAATATATGGTCTATAATGAACACCACATGGCTTTCGATTGGCTCACTGATGGGTCAGGGATGTGATATTCTGCCCAAGTAAGTTACCCACTTAAAAAACCTATATATTCTTAAAACAAATGGATATTACAGGGCAGCCTCCACCAGACTGGTGACTGGAATGTGGTGGTTCTTCGCCCTGATGATGTTGAACTCCTATACCGCAAACTTGGCTGCTTTTCTGACCAATTCCCGCCAGGGTAACACCATCAACAGTGCCGAAGATTTGGCTGCTCagagtaaaataaaatatggaGTGATGTCCGGTGGCTCCACGCTAGGCTTCTTCCGGGACTCGAACTTCAGTACGTATCAAAAAATGTGGACAGCCATGGAGAGTGCCAGTCCCTCGGTGTTTACAAAGACTAACGATGAGGGAGTCGAGAGGGTCCAGAAGGGCAAGAACCTCTATGCTTTCTTTATGGAGTCCACCACCTTGGAGTACAATGTGGAGAGGAAGTGTGATCTGGTGCAGATCGGGGGCTGGCTGGATTACAAAAGCTATGGTATTGCCATGCCTTTTAGTAAGTATTATAGATATTATAGGCTATTTTAGAGCATAAAACTTACTATAACTCTTTTCAGATTCTCCATACCGGAAGCAGATTAGCGGAGCTGTTCTTAAACTAGGGGAACTGGGCCAACTTGCCGAGCTGAAGCGCAAGtggtggaaggaaatgcacgGCGGAGGCAGCTGTGAGAAAAGCGACGAAGAAGGAGGAGACACACCTGAGCTGGGTCTGGAGAATGTGGGCGGTGTCTTCCTTGTGCTGGGACTTGGGTTATTTGCAGCCATGGTTTTGGGATGTACGGAATTTCTCTGGAACGTCAAGTCGGTGGCAATCGAAGAGAAGGTAAATTTCAAAGTGCATTGCttgaatttcaatttattcacaGATGTAGGTTGATGTAGCCAATCGTATACAATTTCTCtttatgttttaatattttccaatAGATATCTCTTAAAGATGCCTTTAAAGCTGAAGCACTTTTTGCGGCAAAAATATGGATTATCACAAAACCTGTGCACACCAGCACCGGCGATTCGTCCTCATCGAACTCATCTAGCTCATCATCCAAGTCCGGAAAGTCGCCATCTAGCAGATCGAAGCACTCTTCAAAGTCACCCGGCATTTCAATGAAAAGCATCAAGAGCTCAGACCATCATGATGTAGAGGCCTCAGTGCACAACAAACTGAAGAAAATTGGTTCCATGTTCTCCCTGAAATCACAAAAGACGACCACACCGCCTCCAGAAATTGGATGGAAATTGGACAAGTCAACGCAGATGGATGACATTGCGGCTGGAGATGAACCTGAGTTGCCGCCCGAGCCAGAACAACCACAGCATAGacaccatcaccaccaccatcatcgtcatcatcatcaccatCACCACCGAGAGGAGGAGCATCCGGATCCAGACCAAATACAGACCTATCGGGCAAGTAAAATCAGCAATGGTGTTTAAAAGGATTCTGTCATTCTTTCCTGGAATGGATATTGCAATAAAAACAATCTTGAcatttattttgattaaatAAGTACAATATAGATTGTACCTATTTACACATATTATATACATGAACTTTTTATTACTTTCGTTTGGTTTGGGATTACAAATTTCGACAATAAATCTGAAATAGTTAAATAAAGATTATATTCTAGCTttgatattttatattttttttgtaatactTAGTTTTTAAGTAATTCATTATTTTTCGGTTGTTTTTTaactaatatttaaaataattgtgAGTTAGAGGTCGAAACTGTCTATTAAGAGGTCTATTCTATACTTCTGAGtgtctatatatgtatatccttGCAGGCATctatatttttagaaaattgtATTAAGATTAAGATGGAGCTTTGTCAGTCACACTGAAGCAGATCATTATAAGCGGATAAAGTGAATGTCCTTTAGAAGAAATCCACGAGAAAGCGATTAAATTCATATAGAGATCGAAAAAGTTGTTAGTAATTGAAGAAAGGCTACATATTCTCGACTGCAAGGATATAAGATCCTCGGCTGGGGCCAAAGATGGGTTTACTTATTCGTTTAGTTTGAAGGTACATCATTGGTTGCTTAAACTATCTTTCAATTGTATTTGCTTTTGGATTCTTATTGAGCTTCTTTTGCACAATTTTTCTAGTCTTCGCGATAAATAGAGTTCTATGCctagttttaaaaaacaaaaaaacacagtTTCAATTGGAGCATAAGAGAGAAGTCTAATCAGTATGGTACAAGAGAAATAATCGGAAAGAAATTCATCATTGTCAGGGTACGTACATATATacagtttaaaaatattgcaaaattcttacatttaaattaggtacatataaattaaaatactttttttttctttcgtttttaggagtatttgttttttttttgtcagacATTAAGTCACTCCTCTTTGGAGGATTGGTTTTCGCAActtatttcttgtttttgggGATTTTGCTAACTTTGCTATTCATCTTGGGTTTGCCTTCAACAAACGTGTCCTGATTCCTCCGGCTTGGTCAATCCTTGGCTGCGATGGCTACAGGAGGGAACTGACGCTCATCGTACAGCTTTGTTGGAGTGTCGATGGCATCGCACAGCTTGCGAAATTTTGCGGAATCTGAGGAAGGGGAAGGGTTAGTTTTCTAGCCAATATCTGGTCATAACAACAATACTAACCAGACATGGCATCCGCCTGTTCTCCCCTCAGAATACTCGCATAGCTGTTGTCTGGCATCGGATCAGGATTCTCAATCAGGACACTCGCTGCACAGCTTTTCAGCATGTTGAGGGACGACGGCTGGGCAGGGATCGTGGAAGACGTCTGCTTTATTTGCGACCTCAACACACTCTCGCTCAACTGCAGCTCGATCACGTCCTCTAGGGCACCGCGAAGATCGTGGACAGCCAGAAGCTTACAGGATCCTCCACGCTCCGCATTGAAGTCGTGGACGTAGAGGAAACCATCTTCGCAAGCGATCAGGAGGCGCAGTTCCTTCTGCACGCGAGTCAAGGCGCAAATGTGCTTCAGACCCGCCTGGGCCAGCTGAACAGTGGCGAAGGATCGGTCCTGGGCCAGCACATCAGTCACCTGGgaaggcagcagcagcgaggACACCGCCTTGGAGAACATACCTCCCCAGCTAGCAGCCGGGGCGGCCGTGCTGTTGGCTTCCTCCGCGGAGGGAGCTGGCGCCGACTCCCTGCTCGCCTCATCGGATTTGGCAGCTACTTCGGCTGCAAGGATAAAGGGTATGGATTATTTCTAGGAAAACTATTGTGTTGTGAGTATGAGCCTACCGATAGCCTTCATCTCCACAGTCTCCACAGCCTGGGCGTCGATCTTAAAGATGTGGACGGTTTCCGTGTTGGAGGAGGCGCAGAGGAAGTCGCCGCTGGTGGCGAAGACCAGCGAGGCAATGCGGACGCAGCTCACTCCTCGCCGAAACTCCTGGACCCGCTGTCCATTTTTGACGCAGAAGACCCGGATGACAGTGCCACGCTCGGAGGCGGTGGCCAGCAGAGTGCCACTGGTCGAGAATGTCAGTGCCGAGAGGGGCGTATCATGAGCCTTGATCGTGATGCCAGTGCGGAGCTTGCTGGCATTGAAGATGCGCAGCTCCCCGCTGGTCTGGCAGATGGGGAAGGCCAACAGGGAGTTGAGCGAGAGGGCGCACAGGCCCTGCTCGTTGGGGGCGATGTTGTCAATGGAATGCAGGATCTTCATGTCGCGAATGTCGTGGATGTGTATGCTCTCCGCCAGGCAGACAATCAGGCGCTGCCGGTTCATCCGAACGCATAGAATATCCGACGGGTAGAAGCAGTTGCAGATGTCCTGTTTCTTCTTGAAGTGCAACATCTTGAGGCAGTTCGGCTTCTGGGCGGTGACCAGGACCACCAGGGAGCTATTGAAGAGCCTCTCCGTAATCCGTATCTGCTCTGTGTTGTCCTTGGCGAATATCTCCTCTACCTTGTCCTGGCCAGATATCGAGTACAAGCGGAGGCCCGTGGAACTCAACACGGACAGTGAGCTGTAAAGGACAATAGTGGAGGTTATAACAGGAAGTGAGCTAATTAACAGTATCTTAACAGTGAGGGGACAAGAGGACCTTTAATTATGATGCCCTTAAGACAAACTCCTTTACTTCACCCATCAACATTCCCATTATTCATATTTATTAATCAATTAGCCCTCTCGGGCTTGCAAAAATTGCCGTAGTGGACGGTATTTCACGTCCCCATGGCGGGGTATTGGTTAAAGTTTTCAACTAGCAATAACCGCACCTCAGTAGAACTTCATCGGTTACGGTATTGCCACTGCGCAAAGATAACGAATGCCAGTACGGCTGGCTTACTCCATTCGAGAGCGGCCAGAATCGGTTGCGAATTATAAGGCAGCATACACGTAACAGAACGCAACCACCACAAAGATACAGCATGCTTTTGGGCTCTACCTTTGATGGTAGGTTGCAAGATGCAGATTGCAGCAAGGACTTGAGCTTACAAAGGATAATTCATATTTGTTaggtttttataaaatttattaaaatatttatttaatttgatgTGAAACAAAAGAAGTATAAAGAACAACTCCCCCCAAAGGTACAACCTTGCTTATTTTACTTTCtttatatttcttaataaaaaataaactagtATTTCCTTTTTAGACGGATAAAAAGGACTATATAAGACGTCCTTCATTGGGCTtcaaaaagtaaacaaaagaaaaagagAGGCTTTTGGGGGATGGCGCCAATGGGGATTTTAATGGTTTGGCATAATTTAGCacctttttaataaaatactaaacgaattgatttaattttaaatacatttcattttatttaatcgATTTTTCAggtagattttatttttgatgacTAGATAcaattattttctatttacaTCCACCTgagaattattaaaaaatcaattttaccTACAAAACTCTTACCTATAAACTATCTACCCTCTAcctttcattaaaaaatatattattttattgatttaaatatttatttaagctTAACTTAGCATTAAAGcaaaatgtttgaaaattgTAGGTGCGGGTGAAAACAGTGCCTGCCTTTTAAAGCCTATACTTGAGAGATTcgatttttgaataaattctAACACAACATTCTTGAGATCAAGCTTTGAACTTTTTGCGAACTTTGTACCGGTTCCCAGAGCCAACCCCCCTTCAGAGAAGGTCACTGGGCGAGAGCTGGGACTCTCCTTCCGACAAATAGATGTGCATGGCCTTGTAGAGCAGGGCGATGCCCAGCTGCTTCTTCTGTTTCATCGTCCAGGACTGTGCCGGGCCGTAGTAGTCGCCGCGCTTCATGTTGGTCAGGTGCACCAGTCCCAGGGCATCAATGATGGACGCCTCTCGGGTATAGGCATCAATGGGCATGATGTTGTGGAAAACATGCAGGCAGACAACGCCACTTCCGTGCTGCCAAATGCTCAATATCCGATCCAGTTTCTCGCTTCCCATCTTGGCATCCGCCGGGGGTGGCGATCGAAACA includes these proteins:
- the LOC6497142 gene encoding cilia- and flagella-associated protein 299, producing the protein MNHGKNVDFSVLEFDNYTDYINSFATVHDYRYLNNQRTIKTIVQLGYRTTKVPYTADEFAKRVNMAVEAIRPKTAHVGLFSDLMSPTNQDPVLLEFKAREPLNLNKILSTIVFTSYINIDGSEISGYIDLDMSWRNCFLQSLKHTDWRGVFAGRTRLKPMPHHLSYSNPRYNMVKYTQSDNYVVMHDHHFGLMFMHRGDHKMISVGGQHNIYSRNAKRSMVYSPKYGYVVFYDHFVRKKV
- the LOC6497143 gene encoding glutamate receptor ionotropic, kainate 2 — translated: MVSTAYTLLFTQLVLNLSPLISARNQFFVGSIFTSDKDESEIAFRTAVHRANILERDIELVPIVMYANTDDSFRMEKIVCNLISQGAIAIFGPSTGSSSDIIASICDTLDIPHIVYDWIPNESIPDREHSTMTLNVHPDNLLLSRGFAEIVQSFGWRTFTVAYESDKELQQLQDILQIGEPTSFPTTVKQLGTDGDHRPFLKEIKLSTDNCLILHCSPENLLGILQQANELKMLGEYQSIFIPMLDTHTIDFGELSGVEANITTIRLMDPTDFHVKNVVHDWEEREKQDGRYYHVEPHRVKTQMILLNDAVWLFSKGLTELGILEELEAPQLECRRKKPWSFGRRIIEFIKARSEETATGRIDFNEYGQRSFFTLRFMELNSGGFTDLATWDPVNGLDVLNDDEESEKRVGLKLSNKTFIVSSRIGAPFLTLREPNEGEILQGNARYEGYSIDLIDAIAKMLNFKYEFRMSPDGKYGALNKATQTWDGIVRQLIDGNADLGICDLTMTSSRRQAVDFTPPFMTLGISILFSKPPTPPTDLFSFLSPFSLDVWIYMGSAYLFISLLLFALARMAPDDWENPHPCKEPEEVENIWSIMNTTWLSIGSLMGQGCDILPKAASTRLVTGMWWFFALMMLNSYTANLAAFLTNSRQGNTINSAEDLAAQSKIKYGVMSGGSTLGFFRDSNFSTYQKMWTAMESASPSVFTKTNDEGVERVQKGKNLYAFFMESTTLEYNVERKCDLVQIGGWLDYKSYGIAMPFNSPYRKQISGAVLKLGELGQLAELKRKWWKEMHGGGSCEKSDEEGGDTPELGLENVGGVFLVLGLGLFAAMVLGCTEFLWNVKSVAIEEKISLKDAFKAEALFAAKIWIITKPVHTSTGDSSSSNSSSSSSKSGKSPSSRSKHSSKSPGISMKSIKSSDHHDVEASVHNKLKKIGSMFSLKSQKTTTPPPEIGWKLDKSTQMDDIAAGDEPELPPEPEQPQHRHHHHHHHRHHHHHHHREEEHPDPDQIQTYRASKISNGV
- the LOC6498377 gene encoding WD repeat domain phosphoinositide-interacting protein 2, encoding MATYQMNFNQDFTSLSVLSSTGLRLYSISGQDKVEEIFAKDNTEQIRITERLFNSSLVVLVTAQKPNCLKMLHFKKKQDICNCFYPSDILCVRMNRQRLIVCLAESIHIHDIRDMKILHSIDNIAPNEQGLCALSLNSLLAFPICQTSGELRIFNASKLRTGITIKAHDTPLSALTFSTSGTLLATASERGTVIRVFCVKNGQRVQEFRRGVSCVRIASLVFATSGDFLCASSNTETVHIFKIDAQAVETVEMKAIAEVAAKSDEASRESAPAPSAEEANSTAAPAASWGGMFSKAVSSLLLPSQVTDVLAQDRSFATVQLAQAGLKHICALTRVQKELRLLIACEDGFLYVHDFNAERGGSCKLLAVHDLRGALEDVIELQLSESVLRSQIKQTSSTIPAQPSSLNMLKSCAASVLIENPDPMPDNSYASILRGEQADAMSDSAKFRKLCDAIDTPTKLYDERQFPPVAIAAKD